Proteins encoded together in one Heterodontus francisci isolate sHetFra1 chromosome 20, sHetFra1.hap1, whole genome shotgun sequence window:
- the LOC137380578 gene encoding free fatty acid receptor 4-like, giving the protein MEFNLFNAPRVYEVNRSHFTYFSEFRSSDQILAVIVETVALLLVLLISLLTNACVIALIIKGKKLVNYQCFVLNLFLADIVFVGYIPVIITIRWTESWILGPYVCHTLLYVMATSGCVTIITLAAISIERSISILNLRLKAPLHFKSVTAVLLTIWLFSALTSLPLCIYFQVMPVNFKDQEYQICTLVWPNTMQEIAWNVSYGLLNFTIPGLIIVISYTKILKIIKVTRRRLQASRPCSAQQQQIRVSKQDYWLFQTLLVLVISFFIMWTPILLIIFLILARNFKKDLFLSSTWFFWVCTFTLTNSAVNPILYGATQFKGEWRQVLCFLHLSHSKSSGKMATEHALRKIRTQESQPGPSVICG; this is encoded by the exons ATGGAATTTAATTTGTTTAATGCACCCAGAGTCTACGAGGTGAACAGATCCCATTTTACGTATTTTTCTGAATTCAGGTCCTCCGACCAAATTCTCGCAGTCATTGTTGAGACGGTCGCACTTCTGTTGGTTCTTCTGATCTCCTTGTTGACCAATGCTTGCGTGATTGCGCTCATTATAAAGGGCAAGAAACTCGTCAATTATCAATGTTTTGTGCTGAATCTCTTCTTGGCAGACATTGTGTTTGTGGGGTATATTccagtcatcatcaccattcgctgGACTGAATCGTGGATTCTTGGACCCTATGTGTGCCACACTCTTCTCTATGTCATGGCCACGAGTGGCTGTGTGACCATCATCACTTTAGCCGCCATCAGCATCGAGAGGTCGATCTCCATTCTCAATCTGCGTTTAAAAGCTCCGCTGCATTTCAAGTCGGTGACTGCCGTTTTGCTGACCATTTGGTTGTTTTCAGCCCTCACATCTCTGCCTCTGTGCATATATTTTCAGGTGATGCCCGTTAATTTTAAAGACCAG GAATATCAGATTTGCACATTGGTGTGGCCAAATACTATGCAAGAGATCGCCTGGAATGTGTCCTACGGCCTGTTGAATTTCACCATTCCAGGATTAATCATTGTCATCAGTTACACGAAGATATTAAAG ATTATCAAAGTCACCAGGAGGAGACTGCAAGCCAGCAGGCCATGTTCAGCTCAGCAACAACAGATTCGAGTTTCCAAACAGGATTATTGGCTCTTCCAGACTCTCCTGGTACTCGTGATTTCCTTCTTTATCATGTGGACACCTATCTTACTAATCATCTTTTTGATTCTAGCACGGAACTTTAAAAAGGACTTGTTCCTATCATCCACCTGGTTTTTCTGGGTCTGTACGTTTACACTTACCAACTCAGCTGTGAATCCTATTTTGTATggtgccactcaattcaagggtgaATGGCGACAAGTGCTTTGTTTCCTCCATTTATCCCACTCGAAAAGCAGTGGCAAAATGGCTACAGAACATGCACTTAGAAAAATCAGAACTCAAGAGTCACAGCCAGGACCTTCAGTTATTTGTGGCTAA